One Bythopirellula goksoeyrii genomic window, CATTGGGATGTGGTGCCAGACATCGTTTCGATCGGCAAGGGATTCGGCAATGGATTCCCAGTGACCTGCGTGGCAGTTCGAGAACCTTATAAAGAGTCCTTTGAGGCGATTTCCGCTTCAAGCAGCTACGGAGGAAACCCGATGGCCTGTGCGGCGGCACTCGCCAGCACCGAAGTCATCGAAGAAGAGAATCTACTGGAGCGAGCCACCTATTTGGGAGAGCTTGCCCTAAACCGCATGGAAAAGATGAAAGCCGAACATGCGATTGTTGGCGATGTGAGAGCTAAGGGATGCCTGATGGGCATCGAACTTGTGAAGGACAAGGAGTCAAAAGAGCCCTTTAATGAGGCTGGAGCTCTCGTCTACCAAAAAGCCTTTCGCAAGGGCCTCGCGTGGATTCCGGCTGGACATATTCTTCGTATGAGCCCACCAATAGTAATGGACGATGCCGCCCTCCTCAAAGGGCTGGATATCATCGATGAGGCCATCGGTGAGACTGAGCAAGAACTGGGATTCAATTAGCCATCAGACAATAAATTGGGAGCACTAGGCATGGATAATCACTTTGATTATGAGTTATCACAATATCTGGAGTTTCGAGATAAGGATGTATGTCGTCGAGTTCGTCAGATCACTCGTCAAGAAATAACAAACTCCTCTGCGGATAAACTCAAAATCCGAGTGATAGAGCACGAGACTGCGTTTCATTTCAGCTATGTGATGAACATTGTGGCAGGAATCAAGCGTGCCCTGGACGAAGGGCGCAAGAAATATGTTTTAATCTTGCCGGCGCCAAATCCGAACTATGCATTTGTCGCCAAGATGCTCAACGATCTGAACATCCCTTGCCATCATGTTCACACATTTAATATGGATGAATACGCTGATGAGGAAGGCAGGACGGCCCCAAAGGACTGGAAAGGTGGCTTTCAATACTGGATGTATCACGATCTATTCGATCGCATTCGTCCAGATCTGCGGATGCCTGAAGACCAAATTCACTTCCCCAATACTTCTAATGTCAATGACTATAGCACAATGCTAGAGGATATGGGGGGAGCCGACGTCTGTTATGGAGGAATCGGTTGGTGTGGGCACATTGCTTTCTTTGAGCCCCATCTGGGGCGCGAATTTGTCGGTGATATTGACGGTTACCTTGACCAGGGATCGCGCATCGTAGACTTACACCCGATCACAGTATGCCAAAACTGCCTTTACGCCGACGCTGGAAGCGCCGGAGATTGGTCCTGGGTTCCACCTAAAGCGGCCACAATTGGGCCTCGCGACCTAAAGAATTCAAAACTCGTCAGTTTTTGGAATGGCTTTGGCGCTGGTGAGTCGGTGTGGCAACGGTTTATTACGCGGCTCGCTGCCTTCGGCCCTGTGACTCCCCTCGTACCGGCTAGCATTTTGCAGATGATCGATAGCGAACTGGTGCTTTCAGGATCCGTGGCTGCAGACTGTAGCACCGAGACGAGTGAAAGGCGTATAGAGATCGAGATATGATTTTTTCCTCGACCGACAGGCTGGGATGAGTTCCATGCGTACTAAACATCTAAGCCGTACGGATCTTCACAACAAGGTCATTGATGTCCATTCCCATGTTGGAGTGGGTATCGGTGGGTTTCTCAGCGAAGAATATCCCTACGCTCAAACGGCAGAGAGCCTCTACTACCGACAACTTGTTGGTCAAGTGGACGTCAACGTGGTGTTTCCCTTGTTGCCAGATCTCAGTTTCGATCTAGCAAAGCTGAGACAGGGTAAAAAAGTGCTTTCAAAGGAACCCCTTTCTTCGCCTCCTTACGTGATCGAAAATCGCATGCTGATGCGAGAAGTGTTTGATTATTGCCCTGAACATTCTGAGCGTTTTCTGCCTTTTATTTCCGTCGATCCTGGAAGATACGTTGCTGAACAGCTCACTTCACTCAACGAACTCGAAGAACAGTATCCTATCTACGGCATCAAGATTCATCCTGTAGGTTGTTTGTCGCACGCCTCGGAATTATTGAAAGACGGAGAGCCGTTGCTCGACTTTGCCCAGCAGCGTGATATTCCTATCTTGTTCCATGCGACGACGTTGCCGAACGATGAATATTCCCAAGCTTCAGATCTGCTGCAGATTGCAGCGAGTCGACCTAGAATTCGTTTTTGCCTGGCACACTGCTTGATCTTTAATCGAGAAATGCTTGACGCGGCAAATGAGGCAGCCAATGTGTGGGTTGATACAGCGGCCATCAAGATTCAAGTCGATTTAGTCGTCCAATGTATAGCTGACGGAATGATTTCAAGAGATTCTCTAGTGGTTTCCGATTACTCAAACCATTGTGATGTGATGAGAACCCTATGTGAGATTTATCCCGACATGATTCTTTGGGGTACGGATTCTCCTGCTTACACTTATTTTTGCAGGCGGCAACAAGGCGATGACGTCTTTCAAGAGTTTGCCCTTAAAGGTCGGTATGAAGACGAAGTGGCTGCACTGAGTGCATTGCCTGCGGAATTGCGACAAAAAGTCTCCAATGGAAATACTTTAAACTTCCTATTTGGCGGTGCGGCATAAGATTCGGATATCTCCATGTATTTAGGTCTTGACCTGGGAACTACGAATGTCAAAGTCCTCATTGTTGATGAAGAGGGCAGTGTCGTTGGTCGTGCTTCTTCTTCAGTCAATCGAGTCGA contains:
- a CDS encoding amidohydrolase family protein, which produces MRTKHLSRTDLHNKVIDVHSHVGVGIGGFLSEEYPYAQTAESLYYRQLVGQVDVNVVFPLLPDLSFDLAKLRQGKKVLSKEPLSSPPYVIENRMLMREVFDYCPEHSERFLPFISVDPGRYVAEQLTSLNELEEQYPIYGIKIHPVGCLSHASELLKDGEPLLDFAQQRDIPILFHATTLPNDEYSQASDLLQIAASRPRIRFCLAHCLIFNREMLDAANEAANVWVDTAAIKIQVDLVVQCIADGMISRDSLVVSDYSNHCDVMRTLCEIYPDMILWGTDSPAYTYFCRRQQGDDVFQEFALKGRYEDEVAALSALPAELRQKVSNGNTLNFLFGGAA
- a CDS encoding sugar phosphate isomerase family — its product is MDNHFDYELSQYLEFRDKDVCRRVRQITRQEITNSSADKLKIRVIEHETAFHFSYVMNIVAGIKRALDEGRKKYVLILPAPNPNYAFVAKMLNDLNIPCHHVHTFNMDEYADEEGRTAPKDWKGGFQYWMYHDLFDRIRPDLRMPEDQIHFPNTSNVNDYSTMLEDMGGADVCYGGIGWCGHIAFFEPHLGREFVGDIDGYLDQGSRIVDLHPITVCQNCLYADAGSAGDWSWVPPKAATIGPRDLKNSKLVSFWNGFGAGESVWQRFITRLAAFGPVTPLVPASILQMIDSELVLSGSVAADCSTETSERRIEIEI